Part of the Phycisphaeraceae bacterium genome, CCCGGCGTTCGCGCCCGAGCCCTTCGCGGCGCCGCACTATCAGCGTGCGCTGTACCAGTCGATGCGCACGATCACGCGTCAGTCTCTGGAGGCGCTGCGCCGATCGATCGCGATGGTGCCGGACGACTCGCAGAAGGACGCGCTCGCGCTGCTGAGGGCCGAGGACACGATCCTGCACGCGTTCCGGGCGATCGCGTCGGAGGACTTCGCCGGGGAGCGGATCCGCACGCACGGGGACTATCACCTCGGGCAGGTGCTGTTCACGGGTCGGGACTTCGTGATCATCGACTTCGAGGGCGAGCCGGCGCGTCCGATCGGCGAGCGGAAGCTGAAGCGTTCGCCGCTGCGCGACGTGGCCGGGATGATCCGGTCGTACCACTACGCGGCGTTCATGGGCGTGGCGCGCCACATGGAGCGTTTCGGCGATGCCGCGAAGGCGGAGGCGGCGCGGTACGAGGCCGGCGCCAGGTTCTGGCGTCACCACGTGAGCGCGTCGTTCCTGCGTTCGTACCTCGCGACGCTCGACGGCGCGCTGCTGACGGGCAACCGCGCGCATCTGGCGATCATGCTGCGCTGCTTCCTGCTCGAGAAGGCGATCTATGAGCTGGGGTACGAGCTGAACAACCGCCCGTCGTGGGTCGGCATCCCGGTGCGCGGCATCCTGGCGCTCGCGGAGGAATCGCCCGAGTGAGCCGCGCCTCGCCCGAGCACGCGATGCGAGAGACGCTCGCGCCACTCTGCGCGTTGCTGGGCGTGCGCGACCGGTACACCGACGGGCTCGGGCAGCGCCGGCGCGCGCCGCTTGACTCGACGCTCGCGACGGTGCGCGCGATGGGCGTGGAAGCTGTGACCGTCGAGGGGCTGTCGCGCGCGACGCGCGCGCTGGCGGTGGAGCGACTTGACCGGACTCTCGAGCCCGTGACGCTGGCGTGGGGCGGGAAACTCTCGGGCATCGCGGTTCGCCTGCCTCGCGGCGAGCGCGCCCGCGACGCGCACTGCGAGCTGGCGCTCGAGGACGGTGGCGTCGTGTCGTGGAAGGCGGCGCTGCGAGAGCGTGCCCCGTCGCGCGCCGAGCGGCAGGCCGTCGACGCCGGGGCGCGGATCCCGGTGCGGCTCTTCATCTGCCCTGGCCCGAAGGGCGCGGCCCCGATGGGGGTGCACACGCTGCGGATGCGCGTGGGCGCGATGCGGGCCGAGTCGCGCGTGATCGCGGCGCCTCGCAGGGCGTTCGGCGCGGAGCGCCCGTGGGACGCGTGGGGCGTGTTCCTGCCTCTGTACGCGCTGACGAGCGAGCGCAGCCCCGACATCGCGGACCTGACTGACCTGCGCGCGCTGCGAGACTGGGCGTCGTCGCTTGGGTCGTCGTTCGTGGGCACGCTGCCCCTGTTCGCGTCGTATCTGGACGAGCCGTTCGACCCGAGCCCGTACGCGCCGGTCTCGCGCGCGTTCTGGAACGAGCTGTACCTCGACACGGGCGGTTCGCGCGGGTCGGGCCCGCCCGACACCGGATCGCTCGTGGAGTACCGCGGCGTATACGCGAGGAAGCGCGCGGAGATCGACGCGATCGCGGCGCGCGAGATGGATCGCGCCAGCGCCGGATCGGGCGCGCTCTGGCAGCGTATCGAAGAGGACCGTCTGCTCGACCAGTACGCGTGTTTCCGTGCGCTCGTCGAGCGTCGGCGCGCCGGGTGGCGTTCGTGGCCCGACGCGTCCGACCGGGCCGTGCTGGACCAGGTCTCGCCGAGCGACCCGTCGTATCTTTCGCACGCGTACGCGCAGCTCGCGATGCGCGACCAGATGGGCGCGTTGACCGGCGGGGAGGATCGCGGCGGGCTGTACCTGGACCTGCCTCTGGGCGTGCACTCGGACGGGTTCGACGCGTGGCGTTTCCGCGGGCAGCTGCTCGAGGGGCTGAGCGTCGGCGCGCCGCCCGACCCGCTGTTCACGGCAGGGCAGTCGTGGGGCTTTGCGCCGGCGTGCCCTCGCGTGGGGCGCGAGCGTTGCTACCCGATCCTGCGCGAGTCGCTCGAGACGCTGATGCGTGTGTCGTGCGGCGTGCGGATCGACCATGTGATGGGGTTGCACCGGCTTTTCGTGGTGCCGGCGGGATTCGGCGCGAAGGAGGGGCTGTACATCCAGCAGTCGCTGGACGAGCAGCTCGCGCTGGTGTGCCTGCTGTCGCACCGCGAGCGGTGCCGCGTCGTGGGCGAGAACCTCGGCGCTGTCCCGCCGGTGGTGACGCGCACGATGCGCACGCGCGGCGTGCTGGGGATGCATGTCGCGCAGTTCGCTGTGCGTGCAGACGCTCGTCGCGCGATGGACCCGGCGCCGGCCGGGACGCTGGCGAGTCTGAACACGCACGATGTGCCGCCCTTCGCGGCGTGGTGGCGCGGGGCCGACATCGATATCTGGCGTTCGCTCGGGCTGATGGACGAGGCGCAGTGCGCCGCGGAGCGAGCCGGTCGTGTGAAGACGACGCGGGCGCTCTCGTCGTGGCTGGCCAGGCGAGCGGGGGGCTCCGGAGCGGTGGAGGGCGAGCTTCCGGCGATGCGCGCCGTGACGCGAGCGCTGGCGGGCGGCGACGCGGACGCGCTGCTGGTGACGCTGGAGGACCTGTGGGGGGAGACTCGGCCCCAGAACGTGCCGGGGACATCGTTCGAGCTGCCCAACTGGAGGCGGCGCGCGTCGCTGACGCTCGAGGGGATGA contains:
- a CDS encoding 4-alpha-glucanotransferase, which translates into the protein MSRASPEHAMRETLAPLCALLGVRDRYTDGLGQRRRAPLDSTLATVRAMGVEAVTVEGLSRATRALAVERLDRTLEPVTLAWGGKLSGIAVRLPRGERARDAHCELALEDGGVVSWKAALRERAPSRAERQAVDAGARIPVRLFICPGPKGAAPMGVHTLRMRVGAMRAESRVIAAPRRAFGAERPWDAWGVFLPLYALTSERSPDIADLTDLRALRDWASSLGSSFVGTLPLFASYLDEPFDPSPYAPVSRAFWNELYLDTGGSRGSGPPDTGSLVEYRGVYARKRAEIDAIAAREMDRASAGSGALWQRIEEDRLLDQYACFRALVERRRAGWRSWPDASDRAVLDQVSPSDPSYLSHAYAQLAMRDQMGALTGGEDRGGLYLDLPLGVHSDGFDAWRFRGQLLEGLSVGAPPDPLFTAGQSWGFAPACPRVGRERCYPILRESLETLMRVSCGVRIDHVMGLHRLFVVPAGFGAKEGLYIQQSLDEQLALVCLLSHRERCRVVGENLGAVPPVVTRTMRTRGVLGMHVAQFAVRADARRAMDPAPAGTLASLNTHDVPPFAAWWRGADIDIWRSLGLMDEAQCAAERAGRVKTTRALSSWLARRAGGSGAVEGELPAMRAVTRALAGGDADALLVTLEDLWGETRPQNVPGTSFELPNWRRRASLTLEGMMADSRVAETLREVHDIRVSRRNNTKRTSRRRIAHG